One Gelria sp. Kuro-4 DNA segment encodes these proteins:
- the purH gene encoding bifunctional phosphoribosylaminoimidazolecarboxamide formyltransferase/IMP cyclohydrolase, with protein sequence MTVKRALLSVSDKDGIVEFARGLAELGVEIISSGGTAQALAEAGVPVRRVEEVTGFPEILDGRVKTLHPAIHAGILARRDVQEHLAKLAELGIQPIDLVAVNLYPFAATIAKPNVTLEEAIENIDIGGPTLIRAAAKNHQGVAVVVNPVRYEEVLRELRVKGGISPETAYHLAAEAFAHTAQYDSVIASYLAGRREAFPARLPLTYTKLRDLRYGENPHQKAALYAQPGAQGGITFARRLHGKELSFNNISDANAAWELVQEFSAPCAVGVKHMNPCGVGTGPDLLAAWRKAYAGDPVSIFGGIVAFNREVTAELARALSEIFLEVVIAPGFSDAALEVLKEKKNRILLAAEPGRSPQAWDLRAVRGGLLVQELDGRDYDPADLKVVTRRAPSEEELADLTFAWKVVKYVKSNAVVLARDSGTVGVGAGQMNRVGAVEIAVRQAGEKAQGAVLASDAFFPMPDSVEAAARAGVTAIIQPGGSIRDADSIRAADAAGIAMVFTGIRHFRH encoded by the coding sequence ATCACCGTTAAACGCGCTTTGCTTTCGGTATCGGATAAGGATGGCATCGTCGAGTTCGCGCGGGGACTGGCCGAACTGGGCGTAGAGATTATCTCCTCGGGTGGCACGGCGCAGGCGCTGGCGGAGGCCGGGGTTCCGGTACGCCGGGTGGAGGAGGTTACCGGGTTTCCGGAGATCCTGGACGGGCGTGTCAAAACGCTGCACCCGGCCATTCACGCCGGCATTCTGGCCCGGCGTGACGTCCAGGAACACCTGGCCAAACTTGCGGAGCTGGGCATCCAACCCATCGACCTTGTTGCGGTGAACCTCTATCCCTTCGCGGCCACCATCGCCAAGCCGAACGTGACGCTGGAAGAGGCCATCGAGAACATCGACATCGGCGGGCCGACCCTCATCCGGGCGGCGGCCAAGAACCACCAAGGCGTGGCCGTGGTAGTGAACCCGGTGCGCTATGAAGAAGTCCTGCGGGAGCTGCGCGTAAAAGGCGGCATCAGCCCTGAGACGGCCTACCACCTGGCTGCCGAGGCCTTTGCCCACACCGCACAGTACGACAGCGTCATCGCCTCCTACCTGGCCGGGCGCCGCGAAGCCTTCCCGGCGCGCCTCCCCCTTACTTACACCAAGCTGCGCGACCTGCGCTACGGGGAGAACCCGCACCAGAAGGCGGCCCTTTACGCCCAGCCGGGCGCGCAGGGGGGCATCACCTTTGCCCGCCGGCTGCACGGCAAGGAACTTTCCTTCAACAACATCAGCGACGCCAACGCCGCCTGGGAGCTGGTGCAGGAGTTCAGTGCGCCCTGTGCCGTGGGCGTAAAGCACATGAACCCGTGCGGCGTGGGGACGGGTCCGGACCTCCTGGCGGCTTGGCGGAAGGCTTATGCGGGCGACCCCGTCTCCATCTTCGGCGGCATCGTGGCCTTTAACCGCGAGGTGACGGCGGAACTGGCCCGGGCGCTGAGTGAGATCTTCCTCGAGGTGGTCATTGCGCCGGGCTTCAGCGACGCGGCGCTGGAGGTTCTCAAGGAAAAGAAAAACCGGATCCTGCTGGCTGCCGAGCCCGGCCGGTCGCCGCAGGCCTGGGACCTGCGGGCGGTGCGCGGCGGTCTCCTGGTGCAGGAGCTGGACGGGCGCGATTACGACCCGGCGGACCTTAAGGTGGTGACACGGCGCGCGCCGTCGGAAGAGGAGCTGGCGGACCTGACCTTTGCCTGGAAGGTGGTTAAGTATGTGAAGTCCAATGCCGTCGTCCTGGCGCGGGACAGCGGCACGGTGGGCGTGGGCGCCGGGCAGATGAACCGCGTGGGGGCGGTGGAGATCGCCGTGCGCCAGGCGGGGGAGAAGGCGCAGGGCGCAGTGCTGGCCTCAGATGCGTTCTTCCCGATGCCGGACTCGGTGGAAGCGGCGGCGCGGGCCGGGGTGACGGCCATCATCCAGCCGGGCGGCTCCATCCGCGATGCGGACTCCATCCGCGCGGCGGACGCGGCCGGCATCGCCATGGTCTTCACCGGCATCCGCCACTTCCGGCACTGA
- the purD gene encoding phosphoribosylamine--glycine ligase, translated as MKVLVVGAGGREHALVWKLAQSPRVKKVYCAPGNAGTAELAENVPIGATDVATLTEWAAAHDIDLTVVGPEAPLTAGLVDAFRARGLSAYGPTRKAAAIEGSKVFSKNLMHKYGIPTAEYRVFTDAEEARRYVRAKGAPLVLKAEGLAAGKGVIVAPTEEEALDAIHTILEEQAFGAAGERLIIEEYLEGEEVTVLAFADGEHVLMLAPSQDHKRAFDGDRGPNTGGMGAYSPVPALTPDTACRVEAEILRPTVAALAAEGSPYRGVLYAGLMLTAAGPKVLEFNARFGDPEAQAVLPRLATDLVEVAEATLAGRLDRISLAWRPAAALAVVLASGGYPGHYETGFPIQGLKEAAAQPDTLVFYAGTRREGNQVVTAGGRVLAVTALGSDLKAARERAYQAVEMIRFSGRRFRRDIGWRALRS; from the coding sequence ATGAAGGTGCTTGTGGTGGGTGCAGGCGGGCGGGAGCACGCGCTGGTGTGGAAGCTGGCGCAGAGCCCGCGGGTGAAGAAGGTGTACTGCGCGCCGGGCAACGCCGGGACGGCGGAGCTGGCGGAGAACGTGCCCATCGGCGCCACGGATGTCGCCACGCTCACGGAGTGGGCGGCGGCGCACGACATCGACCTCACCGTGGTCGGCCCGGAGGCGCCGCTCACGGCGGGGCTGGTGGATGCCTTCAGGGCGCGGGGACTTTCAGCGTATGGGCCCACCCGCAAGGCGGCGGCCATTGAAGGCAGCAAGGTCTTCAGCAAAAACCTGATGCACAAGTACGGGATACCCACCGCTGAATACCGGGTGTTTACCGATGCGGAAGAAGCCCGCCGCTATGTCAGAGCAAAGGGCGCTCCACTCGTTCTCAAGGCCGAAGGCTTGGCCGCCGGCAAGGGAGTTATCGTAGCGCCGACCGAAGAAGAAGCCCTTGACGCCATCCATACGATCCTCGAAGAGCAGGCCTTCGGGGCCGCAGGTGAGCGCCTCATCATCGAAGAGTACCTCGAGGGTGAAGAGGTAACCGTGCTGGCCTTCGCCGACGGCGAGCACGTCCTTATGCTGGCGCCGTCCCAGGACCACAAGCGGGCGTTTGACGGCGACCGGGGTCCCAACACCGGCGGCATGGGCGCCTACTCGCCGGTGCCGGCGCTCACGCCGGACACAGCGTGCCGCGTCGAGGCCGAGATCCTGCGGCCCACCGTTGCGGCCCTGGCCGCAGAAGGCTCCCCCTACCGCGGCGTGCTCTACGCCGGCCTGATGCTTACGGCTGCGGGTCCCAAGGTGCTCGAATTCAACGCGCGCTTCGGCGACCCGGAGGCGCAGGCCGTCCTGCCGCGCCTGGCGACGGACCTGGTGGAGGTGGCTGAGGCCACGCTGGCCGGCCGCCTGGACCGCATCAGCCTCGCCTGGCGCCCCGCAGCGGCCTTGGCCGTGGTCTTGGCCTCAGGCGGTTACCCGGGGCACTATGAGACGGGCTTTCCCATCCAGGGGCTCAAAGAGGCGGCGGCACAGCCGGACACCCTGGTCTTTTACGCCGGTACGCGCCGGGAAGGAAACCAGGTCGTCACCGCCGGAGGCCGCGTGCTGGCCGTAACCGCTCTCGGCTCCGACCTCAAAGCCGCCCGGGAGCGTGCCTACCAGGCGGTGGAAATGATCCGGTTTTCCGGCCGCCGCTTCCGCCGCGACATCGGCTGGCGGGCCCTCCGCAGCTAG
- a CDS encoding M20 family metallopeptidase, with the protein MKPDYQKVLAAISEGDVVSLLQDLVRIPSVYSPDEPGRNEERVADYVAAFLRNMGVEVHVEEVAPGRPNVIGIVRGTRPGPCLLLEAHSDVVTPGNPAGWTHAPFGAEIVGRRLYGRGACDTKNGITSAVMAVKGVLESGVDFPGSIMLAIPVDEEGMMLGIKHFIEQGWADSVDAALICEPEDNRICVAQKGAMRVLVHVKGKQAHGCMPFAGVNPNTRMAKFILEVAAYEQQEVQRLGRHPYLGVPSLTPTVVKAPAEGEGQLNVLPADCLVAYDIRTVSGQNHEQIYKDLQGIARRLEDADPEKARIELEWIEDRPVTATALEEPIVQAVAAAYRLLTGREPVYDGVPGATDGTFLSAWKNIPVVVTGSGVREVPHQYDEWVDIDQLLETTRLYALAILEFLNGAGAAHY; encoded by the coding sequence GTGAAACCTGATTACCAAAAGGTGCTGGCCGCCATCAGCGAAGGGGACGTGGTTTCCCTCCTGCAGGATCTGGTGAGAATTCCCAGCGTATACAGCCCCGACGAACCCGGCCGGAATGAAGAACGTGTCGCCGATTACGTAGCCGCCTTCCTGCGCAACATGGGAGTTGAGGTACACGTTGAAGAAGTGGCGCCGGGACGCCCCAACGTGATCGGCATCGTCCGCGGCACGCGGCCCGGCCCCTGCCTTCTCCTCGAAGCCCACAGCGACGTTGTGACGCCCGGAAACCCTGCCGGCTGGACCCACGCTCCCTTCGGTGCGGAGATCGTCGGCCGGCGTCTTTACGGGCGCGGTGCCTGCGACACGAAGAACGGCATCACCTCCGCGGTTATGGCGGTGAAGGGCGTCCTCGAAAGTGGCGTGGACTTCCCTGGGTCGATCATGCTGGCCATCCCCGTTGACGAAGAGGGTATGATGCTCGGGATCAAGCACTTCATCGAACAAGGCTGGGCCGATTCTGTTGATGCTGCGTTGATTTGCGAGCCGGAGGATAACCGCATCTGCGTGGCCCAGAAAGGCGCCATGCGCGTGCTGGTGCACGTCAAAGGCAAACAAGCCCACGGCTGCATGCCTTTCGCCGGCGTTAACCCGAACACCCGGATGGCCAAATTCATCCTGGAGGTGGCGGCCTACGAGCAGCAAGAGGTCCAGCGCCTGGGGCGGCACCCTTACCTGGGCGTTCCAAGTCTCACTCCCACCGTGGTTAAAGCTCCGGCCGAAGGCGAAGGGCAGCTGAACGTGTTGCCGGCCGACTGCCTGGTCGCCTATGACATCCGCACGGTTTCCGGCCAAAACCATGAACAGATTTACAAGGACCTGCAAGGTATCGCCCGCCGCTTAGAGGATGCCGACCCCGAGAAGGCGCGCATCGAGCTTGAGTGGATTGAAGACCGGCCGGTTACCGCTACAGCGCTGGAAGAACCCATCGTACAAGCCGTCGCTGCCGCCTACCGCCTGCTCACCGGCCGGGAACCCGTGTACGACGGTGTTCCAGGCGCGACGGACGGCACCTTCCTCTCGGCTTGGAAGAACATCCCCGTAGTGGTAACCGGGTCCGGGGTTCGCGAGGTACCCCACCAGTACGATGAATGGGTGGACATCGATCAGCTGCTGGAAACAACCCGCCTGTATGCGCTTGCCATCCTGGAATTCCTGAACGGGGCCGGTGCCGCGCACTATTAG
- the panF gene encoding sodium/pantothenate symporter, producing the protein MNEQALLTTLVFVYLGVLVGVGVYAARIRQKEGGGFIAGYFLGGRGLNGFVLAMTLVATYISASSFLGGPGTAYQQGLGWVLLAMIQLPAMYLTLGILGKRFAIIARRIKAITVVDFLRERYDGNKLVVLSSAFFVVVFLVAAVVAQFIGGARLFQSVTRFDYVLSLILFSFVVMIYVTLGGFLAVVLNDSINGTIMFVGTIVLLVATVKAGGGTAAIVQQLAAKNPELLTPFGVKHFISLPWISSFWVLVCIGLLGLPQNAVRAMAYRDSRAMHSAIVIGTVVTGALMLGMHLVGVFAQAVIPKVTVTDMTIPTLALQVLPPFLAALVLAAPLAAIMSTVDSQLIYMAGTIIKDIYLNYINPSADENCLKRLSQACNILLSLLILALALKPPSLIIWVNLFAFGGLQAAFFWPLLLGLYWKRANAAGAVASQVGGVLAFVWFSAFVPRPLGLHPIVPTLLISLGSFLLVTALTQEPKCETIKKFWGYAED; encoded by the coding sequence ATGAACGAGCAAGCACTTCTTACAACACTGGTGTTTGTTTACTTGGGCGTTTTAGTGGGCGTAGGCGTATATGCTGCACGCATACGGCAGAAAGAAGGTGGCGGCTTCATCGCCGGGTACTTTCTGGGTGGCCGCGGCTTAAACGGCTTTGTCCTGGCCATGACTCTGGTTGCCACCTACATCAGTGCCAGCAGTTTTCTCGGTGGTCCCGGTACGGCCTATCAACAAGGCTTGGGCTGGGTTCTGCTGGCCATGATTCAATTGCCGGCCATGTACCTAACACTTGGCATCCTCGGAAAGCGCTTCGCCATCATCGCTCGCAGAATCAAGGCTATCACGGTGGTCGACTTCTTGCGTGAACGTTACGACGGCAACAAATTAGTCGTCCTTAGCTCCGCCTTCTTTGTTGTAGTGTTCTTAGTTGCCGCCGTGGTAGCGCAATTTATTGGCGGTGCCCGCCTGTTCCAATCGGTTACCAGATTTGATTACGTCCTCTCTCTAATTCTCTTTAGTTTTGTAGTGATGATCTATGTTACACTCGGTGGCTTCCTAGCGGTGGTGTTGAACGACTCAATCAACGGAACCATCATGTTTGTCGGCACGATAGTCTTGCTGGTAGCCACTGTCAAAGCAGGCGGAGGCACAGCTGCTATCGTTCAACAACTGGCGGCAAAGAATCCTGAGCTGCTCACCCCCTTCGGGGTCAAGCATTTTATCAGCCTTCCTTGGATTTCGTCATTCTGGGTGCTTGTTTGCATCGGGCTTCTCGGCCTACCGCAAAATGCGGTGCGCGCCATGGCCTACCGCGATTCACGTGCAATGCACAGCGCCATAGTCATCGGTACCGTGGTCACGGGTGCTCTCATGCTGGGCATGCACCTTGTTGGTGTATTCGCCCAGGCCGTCATCCCCAAGGTTACCGTCACGGACATGACCATCCCCACACTGGCGCTCCAGGTCCTGCCCCCCTTCCTTGCCGCGCTTGTTCTCGCAGCACCTCTGGCGGCCATCATGTCCACAGTGGATTCCCAGCTTATCTACATGGCCGGAACCATAATTAAAGACATCTATCTCAACTACATCAATCCATCCGCCGATGAAAATTGTTTGAAACGCCTAAGCCAGGCGTGCAACATCCTGCTCAGTCTTCTGATCCTTGCCTTGGCTCTTAAACCACCCAGCCTAATCATCTGGGTGAATCTCTTTGCTTTTGGCGGCCTCCAGGCTGCCTTTTTCTGGCCGCTGCTGTTAGGACTGTACTGGAAACGGGCTAACGCTGCAGGTGCCGTCGCCTCCCAAGTCGGCGGTGTGTTGGCGTTCGTTTGGTTCAGTGCTTTCGTGCCCAGGCCGTTGGGGCTTCACCCCATCGTCCCTACTCTGCTCATCAGTCTGGGCTCCTTCCTGCTCGTCACTGCCCTGACGCAGGAACCCAAGTGCGAAACAATCAAGAAATTCTGGGGCTATGCCGAAGACTAG
- a CDS encoding YhdT family protein: MKGKVQGDYRFRQCGKEALIMLALFVLNVVWWYGFAYGLGSRPVETYGYVLGLPDWFFYSCVLGYLVFSVLAWLAVRVFFRDIPLDDTHTAEGGDGEQ, encoded by the coding sequence ATGAAAGGCAAGGTACAGGGAGACTATCGTTTTCGGCAGTGTGGTAAAGAAGCACTAATAATGTTGGCCCTCTTTGTCCTCAATGTCGTCTGGTGGTATGGTTTCGCATACGGCCTTGGTTCTCGTCCAGTTGAAACATATGGCTATGTTCTTGGCCTGCCTGATTGGTTTTTCTATAGCTGCGTCCTCGGTTATCTCGTTTTCAGTGTCCTGGCTTGGTTGGCTGTACGGGTTTTCTTCCGGGACATCCCTCTGGATGACACGCACACCGCCGAGGGAGGCGATGGGGAACAATGA
- a CDS encoding TRAP transporter substrate-binding protein, which translates to MTRKGFMVVGTVVLVLTLVLTGCQTSAPKSGGEAGKTQTVTLKAGHPVAETHPYHLGLVKFAELVDQKTNGQIKIDIYANGQLGNERDMIEGLQLGTLDLVVTSTGPVSNFVPEMGVVDLPFLFRDRRHAYNVLDGPIGQDLLKKFAAKNIVGLAFWENGFRHLTNSKHPVNAPADVQGLKVRTMENPVHQETFRVLGADPTPMAWSEVFTALQQKTIDGQENPIPIIYNQKIYEAQKYLALTGHFYSPSLLLMSKAAFDKLTPEQQKIIQEAAIEAANYEREQIKKQEDEQVDKLKAAGMEITEPDRAAFQEATKSVYDKFAPQFGQELIQKILNTN; encoded by the coding sequence TTGACTAGAAAGGGCTTCATGGTGGTGGGGACCGTTGTCCTCGTACTCACGCTTGTTCTGACCGGTTGCCAAACCAGCGCTCCTAAGTCCGGCGGTGAGGCAGGGAAAACGCAAACAGTCACTCTTAAGGCCGGCCACCCGGTGGCGGAAACCCATCCGTACCACTTGGGCCTGGTGAAGTTCGCCGAATTGGTGGACCAGAAAACCAACGGTCAGATTAAGATCGACATCTATGCCAACGGTCAGCTCGGCAACGAGCGCGACATGATCGAGGGTCTGCAGCTCGGCACCCTTGACCTGGTGGTCACCTCCACCGGCCCGGTGAGCAACTTCGTGCCGGAGATGGGTGTGGTGGACCTGCCGTTCCTCTTCCGCGACCGCCGGCATGCGTACAATGTGCTCGATGGCCCGATCGGACAAGACCTCTTGAAGAAGTTCGCGGCCAAGAACATCGTGGGCCTGGCGTTTTGGGAGAACGGCTTCCGGCACCTGACCAACTCCAAGCACCCGGTGAATGCCCCGGCCGATGTGCAGGGTCTCAAGGTGCGCACCATGGAAAACCCGGTACACCAGGAGACTTTCCGTGTGCTGGGGGCCGACCCTACGCCCATGGCCTGGAGCGAGGTGTTTACGGCGCTGCAGCAGAAGACCATCGACGGTCAGGAGAACCCCATCCCCATCATTTACAATCAGAAGATCTACGAGGCGCAGAAGTATCTGGCCCTCACCGGGCACTTCTACTCGCCGTCGCTCCTTCTTATGAGCAAGGCGGCCTTCGATAAGCTTACTCCTGAACAACAAAAGATCATCCAGGAAGCGGCGATTGAGGCCGCCAACTACGAGCGTGAGCAAATAAAGAAGCAAGAGGACGAACAGGTGGACAAGCTGAAGGCGGCCGGCATGGAGATCACCGAGCCGGATCGCGCGGCTTTCCAGGAAGCAACGAAGAGCGTTTATGATAAATTTGCACCGCAATTCGGCCAAGAACTGATCCAGAAGATTCTGAACACGAATTGA
- a CDS encoding TRAP transporter small permease codes for MRFLSRLSQMLASLSESLLYFLLAVMVATTFLQVFFRYVIFHSLPWSEEVSRYALVWLTFIGASYGLRCGVHVAVEALVEALPPGARRLLKAGSYALTAFLGAVLAVYGFKLAQVNMGQLSPSLHIPIGLAYAAVPVGGVCLFIHALALLKPSPEEVES; via the coding sequence ATGCGTTTTCTCAGCCGGCTCAGCCAGATGCTTGCGTCTCTCTCGGAAAGCCTGCTCTACTTCCTCTTGGCCGTCATGGTGGCGACCACCTTCCTGCAGGTCTTTTTCCGTTACGTCATCTTTCATTCCCTGCCCTGGTCGGAGGAGGTCTCCCGCTATGCCCTGGTGTGGCTTACCTTTATCGGCGCCAGCTACGGATTAAGGTGCGGGGTTCACGTGGCGGTGGAGGCCCTGGTGGAGGCGTTACCGCCGGGGGCGAGACGGCTGCTCAAGGCGGGCAGCTATGCCCTCACTGCTTTCCTAGGGGCGGTTCTGGCGGTCTACGGCTTTAAGCTGGCTCAGGTGAACATGGGCCAGCTTTCCCCGTCGCTGCACATTCCCATCGGCCTGGCCTACGCGGCGGTGCCGGTGGGGGGCGTGTGCCTTTTCATCCATGCCCTTGCCCTGCTTAAGCCGTCGCCGGAGGAGGTCGAAAGCTGA
- a CDS encoding TRAP transporter large permease → MSAVAFVLLALLVVFTALGIPIAFSLALASLGALIAQGAVPLVVVPQRLFTAADSFALLAVPFFILAGEIMQQGGISRRLVAFANDLLGWISGGLALVSIAASAFFAAISGSGAATTAAIGGVMYPEMKKRGYAPDFAAAIQALGGTLGIVIPPSIPFVVYGIITGASVGALFLSGVIPGVLGALAYMFLAYALSRRAGYHSGERAGFGRLWRSFREAFWGLLMPLIILGGIYGGVFTPTEAAVVAVVYALAVALLIYREIGLQDLRGIFVSAGLTSAMVMLLIATAALFGWVMTRENIPQQLARAIIGIAGTPLAFLLLVNVIYFIAGMLLDTVAVILLLVPILYPIAAQLGIDPVHFGLVTVFNLGIGQITPPFGVCLFVSSGISGISLEKITRAIWPFFVLAAALIILYTYVPALSLWLPAFLKG, encoded by the coding sequence ATGTCTGCGGTTGCTTTTGTGCTCTTAGCCCTCCTCGTGGTGTTTACGGCCCTGGGTATACCCATTGCCTTCTCCCTCGCCCTGGCGTCCCTCGGGGCGCTCATCGCGCAGGGGGCGGTCCCCTTGGTGGTGGTGCCGCAGCGCCTCTTTACAGCGGCGGACTCTTTCGCTCTCCTGGCGGTGCCTTTCTTCATCCTGGCGGGCGAGATCATGCAGCAGGGCGGCATTTCGCGGCGCCTGGTGGCCTTCGCCAACGACCTCTTGGGCTGGATCAGCGGCGGCCTGGCCCTGGTTTCCATTGCCGCCAGCGCCTTCTTCGCCGCCATCTCAGGTTCAGGAGCGGCCACCACGGCGGCCATCGGCGGGGTGATGTACCCGGAAATGAAGAAGCGGGGCTATGCTCCTGATTTCGCCGCCGCCATTCAGGCCCTGGGCGGTACCCTAGGCATCGTGATCCCGCCCAGCATTCCTTTTGTGGTTTACGGCATCATCACCGGGGCTTCCGTGGGGGCGCTCTTTCTCTCTGGGGTGATTCCCGGCGTTTTAGGAGCGCTGGCGTATATGTTCCTGGCCTACGCCCTCAGCCGTCGGGCGGGTTACCACAGCGGGGAACGGGCCGGCTTTGGGCGGCTCTGGCGCTCCTTCCGCGAGGCGTTCTGGGGCCTCCTCATGCCGCTCATCATCCTGGGCGGCATCTACGGGGGTGTGTTCACCCCCACCGAGGCGGCGGTGGTGGCGGTGGTTTACGCGTTGGCGGTGGCACTCCTCATTTACCGGGAAATCGGGCTCCAGGACCTGCGAGGCATCTTCGTGAGTGCCGGACTCACCAGCGCCATGGTGATGCTCCTCATCGCGACGGCCGCCCTCTTCGGCTGGGTGATGACGCGCGAAAACATTCCACAGCAGCTGGCCAGAGCCATCATCGGCATAGCCGGCACGCCGCTTGCCTTCCTGCTCCTCGTGAATGTGATTTACTTTATTGCCGGGATGCTGCTCGATACCGTGGCCGTCATCCTGCTTCTCGTCCCCATTCTCTACCCTATTGCGGCCCAGCTCGGAATTGATCCGGTGCACTTCGGCCTGGTCACGGTGTTCAACCTGGGCATCGGACAGATTACCCCGCCTTTCGGCGTCTGCCTTTTTGTGTCTTCCGGCATTTCCGGGATCTCGCTGGAAAAGATCACGCGCGCCATCTGGCCCTTCTTCGTCTTGGCTGCCGCGCTAATTATTCTCTACACCTACGTTCCCGCCCTCAGTCTGTGGCTGCCGGCTTTCCTGAAAGGTTGA
- a CDS encoding formate--tetrahydrofolate ligase — translation MLSDIEIAQAAPMQPITEVAAALGLAPEELELYGRYKAKVSPAVWERVKERPDGKLILVTAINPTPAGEGKTTTTVGLGQALARRGKKVAIALREPSLGPSFGVKGGAAGGGYSQVVPMEDINLHFTGDIHAVTTAHNLLSALIDNHLQQGNALGLDPRRITWKRVLDMNDRALRHIVIGLGGRAQGVPREDGFDISVASEVMAILCLAGSLSELKERLARIVVGYTEGGRPVTAGDLKAQGAMALLLKDALKPNLVQTLEHVPAFIHGGPFANIAHGCNSIQATRLGLKLADYFVTEAGFGADLGAEKFFDIKCRVAGLKPSAAVVVATVRALKLHGGVPKAELGRENLDALEAGFANLEKQVENVRLFGVPPVVAINRFPTDSDRELSLLAELCRRLNVPFALSEVWAKGGAGGIELAEKVLTACEGPADFHFLYDPTEEPKAKIAAIARKVYGAARVEYTPEAERDLKAIHDQGLDNLLICMAKTQYSLSDDPALLGRPEGFPLTVREVRLSAGAGFIIPVTGQIMTMPGLPKHPAALDMDIDDTGRITGLF, via the coding sequence ATGCTTTCCGACATCGAAATCGCCCAGGCGGCCCCGATGCAGCCCATCACGGAGGTGGCCGCCGCCCTCGGCCTGGCGCCTGAGGAACTGGAACTCTACGGCCGCTACAAGGCCAAGGTGAGCCCGGCGGTGTGGGAGCGGGTAAAGGAGCGGCCGGACGGGAAGCTGATCCTGGTGACGGCCATCAACCCCACACCGGCCGGTGAAGGCAAGACGACAACCACCGTGGGCCTGGGACAGGCCCTGGCCCGGCGGGGGAAGAAAGTGGCCATCGCCCTGCGCGAACCCTCCCTGGGGCCGAGCTTCGGCGTGAAGGGCGGCGCCGCCGGCGGCGGGTACTCCCAGGTGGTGCCCATGGAGGACATCAACCTGCACTTCACCGGCGACATCCACGCCGTGACCACGGCCCACAACCTTCTTTCCGCCCTCATCGACAATCACCTGCAGCAGGGGAATGCCCTGGGGCTGGACCCGCGGCGCATCACCTGGAAGCGGGTCCTCGACATGAACGACCGGGCGCTCAGGCACATCGTCATCGGCCTGGGGGGTAGGGCCCAGGGCGTCCCGCGCGAAGACGGCTTCGACATCTCCGTGGCCTCCGAAGTGATGGCCATCCTCTGCCTTGCCGGCAGCCTCAGCGAGCTCAAGGAGCGCCTGGCGCGGATCGTGGTGGGCTACACCGAGGGCGGCCGCCCCGTGACGGCCGGCGACCTCAAGGCCCAGGGGGCGATGGCGCTTCTTCTTAAGGACGCCTTAAAGCCCAACCTGGTCCAGACCTTAGAGCACGTCCCGGCCTTCATCCACGGCGGTCCCTTCGCCAACATCGCCCACGGCTGCAACTCCATCCAGGCCACGCGGCTGGGGCTCAAGCTGGCCGACTACTTCGTCACAGAGGCCGGCTTCGGCGCCGACTTGGGGGCGGAGAAGTTCTTCGACATCAAGTGCCGCGTAGCCGGCCTTAAGCCCAGCGCCGCCGTGGTGGTGGCCACAGTGCGCGCCCTCAAGCTCCACGGCGGGGTACCCAAGGCCGAGCTGGGGCGGGAGAACCTGGACGCCCTCGAGGCGGGCTTCGCCAACCTGGAAAAGCAGGTGGAGAACGTGCGCCTCTTCGGCGTGCCGCCGGTGGTGGCCATCAACCGCTTTCCCACCGACAGCGACAGAGAGCTTTCCCTGCTGGCGGAGCTCTGCAGGCGCCTCAATGTGCCCTTTGCCCTCTCGGAGGTCTGGGCCAAAGGCGGTGCCGGGGGGATCGAACTGGCCGAGAAGGTTCTTACCGCCTGTGAAGGGCCGGCCGACTTCCACTTTCTCTACGACCCCACGGAAGAGCCCAAGGCGAAGATCGCCGCCATCGCCCGGAAGGTTTACGGCGCCGCGCGGGTGGAGTACACCCCCGAGGCGGAGCGCGATCTCAAGGCCATCCACGACCAGGGCCTGGATAACCTCCTCATCTGCATGGCGAAAACCCAGTACTCCCTCTCGGACGACCCGGCCCTCCTAGGGCGTCCGGAAGGCTTTCCCCTTACCGTGCGCGAGGTGCGTCTTTCCGCCGGCGCCGGGTTTATCATCCCGGTTACGGGCCAGATCATGACCATGCCCGGTCTTCCTAAGCACCCGGCGGCGCTCGACATGGACATAGACGACACAGGGCGCATCACCGGCCTCTTTTAG